A window of the Sabethes cyaneus chromosome 1, idSabCyanKW18_F2, whole genome shotgun sequence genome harbors these coding sequences:
- the LOC128745222 gene encoding uncharacterized protein LOC128745222 has product MYSNNIANSEAKTARVVDFRSDTVSFPTSSMRKAIYEAAVGDDVYGEDPTVNELERRSAELFCKEAALFVPTGTMANLLAIMVHCSKRGAEAIVGDLAHAFLYEQGGAAQIAGVQLNIIKNLPDGTFNLDELRNKFRGYDIHEPKTTLVMVENTHNICGGKVIPLEWIENLSKICKQNSTKLHMDGARIFNAAEYLNVPVSRIVRDVDSVCYCLSKGLACPVGSVLIGSKDFIQEAHRLRKALGGGMRQVGFLAAAGLCALDEIVPILRDDHERTRKIAQAIHAMNSSVIAVDLDNVQTNILLLEILKKEIKAYNLSDRFAEVQPKEVDDGIVDSQGKGISVKISARDWAFARIVVYTNITDEEVDLAIMKIKYVIQEYEQRLK; this is encoded by the exons ATGTATTCGAACAATATTGCAAACAGTGAAGCGAAGACGGCGCGTGTTGTGGACTTTCGGTCAGATACCGTAAGTTTTCCGACTTCCAGCATGCGTAAAGCAATCTATGAGGCTGCCGTCGGAGACGATGTGTACGGTGAAGATCCCACCGTCAACGAGCTTGAACGTCGTTCGGCCGAATTGTTCTGTAAGGAGGCTGCTCTGTTCGTTCCGACAGGCACAATGGCAAATCTTTTAGCAA TTATGGTTCACTGCAGTAAACGAGGAGCGGAAGCCATCGTTGGCGATCTTGCGCACGCATTTCTCTACGAGCAGGGCGGTGCGGCTCAGATAGCCGGGGTTCAATTGAATATCATAAAAAACTTACCCGATGGAACGTTCAATTTAGATGAGTTACGTAATAAATTCCGAGGGTATGACATTCACGAACCCAAAACGACGTTAGTTATGGTTGAGAATACTCATAATATTTGTGGTGGTAAGGTTATTCCATTGGAATGGATAGAAAATTTGTCAAAGATTTGCAAGCAAAACTCAACCAAACTGCATATGGATGGAGCACGGATATTTAACGCTGCCGAATATTTAAATGTTCCAGTTTCACGCATCGTGCGTGATGTAGATTCTGTATGTTACTGCCTTAGTAAAGGCTTAGCCTGTCCTGTGGGATCGGTGCTAATCGGTTCCAAGGATTTTATTCAAGA AGCTCATCGTTTACGTAAAGCCCTTGGAGGCGGGATGCGACAGGTTGGTTTTCTCGCGGCTGCCGGTCTTTGTGCACTTGACGAGATTGTTCCTATATTACGAGATGACCATGAACGTACAAGGAAAATAGCACAAGCCATTCATGCAATGAATAGTTCAGTAATTGCAGTTGATTTGGACAATGTTCAAACAAATATTCTCCTTCTAGAGATATTAAAGAAGGAAATAAAGGCTTATAACCTATCAGACAGGTTTGCTGAAGTGCAACCCAAGGAAGTTGACGACGGAATAGTTGATTCACAAGGGAAAGGAATCAGCGTTAAGATTAGTGCACGTGATTGGGCATTTGCCCGCATTGTAGTGTATACTAATATAACAGACGAAGAAGTAGATTTGGCTATTATGAAAATCAAGTACGTTATTCAAGAATATGAACAGCGCTTGAAGTAG
- the LOC128745211 gene encoding uncharacterized protein LOC128745211, translated as MAYSHLIEKFKVGKRFVLLDLVIKPDCEEPWEWSGPENKFLNRDDWKLIYQHLDTICKNHFGDNGKKPTDQCTFDKEYELRMKEKPNILIRYEVKGQNERDNLNSIFHESERKLHKDCFSVLIADDTREIYRQLDENKKTIERLRKENEKLKTLPESSQEYTPSPISNTAKQSRSTDNHSEYVPTSLNGSFSPHKSRYKPTKIADACKAEPDPYTPSSSQENDVQAALYVPSIYTTPNKTEREVKITVSSSTENESRAKRSRRCRTKEIFGHSDDDVEETSPLSPAKVKEEANNSVEDIFSQDSPSKAVDVIGSSSDEIPKSDEGKRTVLPRKTKCSAQKEPETSNHGSKRVVNTPANLKRRRKESGNRVESTSKSTKFASNEHTTSGKIDGWLLKEPANPSTSSATSKHSSAKNKKNDGPSKSSIRKNELVVPILRQPVDLEKLRAEEESMRKTLANLDKLDKMLPEDKSQLDVPILNCFQLSVADIQDTFPEYEYELRKIFDRYKDQSERQWQLAGELCYFTEVTSVLDEDQKYAMLTRLEKEFVPPENCGMYTEFFTSTLIMEWGLRVWMKLFNYTNRKEALDRIRLQEEANPIELSSSYLASLTCSGKKRR; from the exons ATGGCTTACTCGCATTTGATAGAAAAATTTAAG GTCGGAAAACGCTTCGTACTGCTTGATTTGGTAATTAAACCTGATTGTGAAGAACCATGGGAATGGTCTGGACCAGAAAATAAATTCCTCAATAGGGATGACTGGAAGCTTATCTACCAACACTTAGACacaatttgtaaaaatcatTTCGGAGATAACGGCAAGAAACCAACAGACCAATGTACCTTCGATAAGGAATACGAACTACGAATGAAAGAAAAACCGAATATCTTAATTCGATATGAGGTAAAAGGTCAGAATGAACGAGACAATTTGAATTCTATATTTCACGAAAGCGAACGGAAACTACACAAAGACTGTTTCAGTGTCCTAATCGCAGATGATACTAGAGAAATCTATCGCCAGTTAGATGAGAACAAGAAAACAATCGAGCGGCTACGgaaggaaaacgaaaaactgaaGACTTTACCGGAGTCTAGTCAGGAGTATACGCCATCTCCAATAAGTAATACTGCCAAGCAAAGCCGATCTACAGACAATCACTCGGAGTACGTTCCAACTTCGCTGAATGGAAGCTTCTCGCCGCACAAATCTAGATACAAACCAACCAAGATTGCCGATGCTTGTAAAGCTGAACCAGATCCTTATACACCTAGTTCCAGTcaggaaaatgacgtccaagcTGCGTTATATGTACCATCCATCTACACTACTCCGAACAAAACGGAGAGAGAAGTGAAGATAACTGTTTCCAGCTCTACTGAAAATGAATCGAGAGCAAAACGAAGTCGCCGTTGTCGAACTAAGGAAATATTCGGACACTCCGATGATGATGTAGAGGAAACTAGTCCGTTGTCACCGGCAAAAGTGAAAGAAGAGGCCAACAACAGTGTGGAAGACATTTTCAGCCAGGATTCTCCATCGAAGGCTGTCGATGTGATTGGCAGCAGCAGCGACGAAATTCCAAAGTCTGACGAAGGCAAACGTACGGTGCTACCGAGGAAAACAAAGTGCAGTGCACAAAAGGAACCGGAAACAAGCAACCACGGTAGTAAGCGTGTAGTGAATACACCGGCAAATTTGAAACGTCGTAGGAAGGAATCAGGTAATCGTGTGGAAAGTACATCTAAAAGCACAAAATTTGCATCCAATGAACACACAACGAGCGGTAAAATCGACGGCTGGTTGCTGAAAGAACCAGCAAACCCATCGACTTCCTCAGCAACGTCCAAGCATTCGTCCGCTAAAAACAAGAAGAATGATGGACCCAGTAAATCGAGCATCCGGAAAAATGAATTGGTTGTCCCGATTTTGCGACAGCCAGTAGATCTAGAAAAGCTGCGTGCTGAAGAAGAATCTATGCGCAAGACATTGGCTAATCTTGACAAGCTGGATAAAATGCTACCGGAGGATAAAAGCCAGTTGGACGTTCCAATTTT AAACTGTTTCCAACTGTCGGTTGCGGATATTCAGGATACATTCCCGGAATATGAGTACGAGCTAAGAAAAATTTTTGATCGCTACAAAGATCAATCGGAACGCCAGTGGCAACTCGCGGGCGAACTGTGTTATTTCACCGAAGTAACGAGCGTTCTAGATGAGGACCAAAAGTACGCGATGTTAACTCGCCTGGAGAAGGAATTCGTACCGCCCGAGAATTGCGGAATG TACACGGAATTTTTCACATCAACGCTCATCATGGAGTGGGGCTTGCGTGTCTGGATGAAGTTGTTTAACTACACGAACCGGAAGGAAGCACTGGACCGTATCAGACTGCAGGAGGAAGCCAACCCGATCGAGCTATCGTCCAGCTATCTTGCGTCGCTGACGTGCAGTGGCAAGAAGAGACGATGA